The proteins below come from a single Pseudomonas chlororaphis genomic window:
- a CDS encoding acetolactate synthase 3 catalytic subunit (catalyzes the formation of 2-acetolactate from pyruvate, leucine sensitive): MELLSGGEMLVRFLRDEGVKYIYGYPGGALLHVYDALFKEPEVTHILVRHEQAATHMADGYARATGKAGVVLVTSGPGATNAITGIATAYMDSIPMVIISGQVPSTMVGTDAFQETDMIGISRPIVKHSFMIKHASEIPEVMKKAFYLAESGRPGPVVVDVPKDMTNPAEKFEYIFPKKAKLRSYSPAVRGHSGQIRKAAEMLLAAKRPVLYSGGGVILGGGSAPLTELAKMLNLPVTNTLMGLGAFPGTDRQFIGMLGMHGSYTANLAMHHADVILAVGARFDDRVINGASKFCPNAKIIHIDIDPASISKTIKADVPIVGPVESVLTEMVAILKEIGETPNKEALASWWKQVDEWRGDRGLFPYDKGDGSVIKPQTVIETLCEVTKGDAFVTSDVGQHQMFAAQYYKFNKPNRWINSGGLGTMGFGFPAAMGIQLSFPDADVACVTGEGSIQMNIQELSTCLQYGLPVKIVILNNGVLGMVRQWQDMSYGSRHSHSYMESLPDFVKLAEAYGHVGVRITESKDLKTKMEEAFAMKDRLVVIDIAVDTSEHVYPMQIKDGSMRDMWLSKTERT; the protein is encoded by the coding sequence GTGGAGCTTTTATCTGGCGGTGAGATGCTCGTCCGCTTTTTGCGCGACGAAGGCGTCAAATATATCTATGGGTACCCGGGTGGTGCTCTTCTTCATGTCTATGATGCCCTGTTCAAAGAGCCGGAAGTGACCCACATCCTGGTTCGTCACGAGCAAGCGGCGACCCACATGGCCGACGGCTATGCCCGTGCCACCGGCAAGGCCGGCGTGGTGTTGGTGACTTCCGGTCCAGGCGCCACGAACGCCATCACCGGTATCGCCACCGCCTACATGGACTCTATCCCGATGGTGATCATCTCCGGTCAGGTGCCCAGCACCATGGTCGGCACCGATGCGTTCCAGGAAACCGACATGATCGGTATCTCCCGGCCGATCGTGAAGCACAGCTTCATGATCAAGCACGCGTCGGAAATCCCCGAGGTCATGAAGAAGGCCTTCTACCTGGCTGAATCCGGTCGTCCAGGCCCGGTCGTGGTCGACGTGCCGAAAGACATGACCAACCCGGCCGAGAAGTTCGAATACATCTTCCCGAAGAAAGCCAAGCTTCGCTCCTACAGCCCGGCCGTACGCGGTCACTCCGGGCAGATCCGCAAGGCAGCCGAAATGCTCCTGGCGGCCAAGCGTCCCGTTTTGTATTCGGGTGGCGGCGTGATCCTCGGTGGTGGCTCCGCGCCGCTGACCGAACTGGCGAAAATGCTCAACCTGCCGGTGACCAATACGCTGATGGGCCTGGGTGCGTTTCCGGGCACCGATCGCCAGTTCATCGGCATGCTCGGCATGCACGGCAGCTACACCGCCAACCTGGCGATGCACCATGCCGACGTGATCCTGGCTGTTGGGGCGCGCTTCGATGACCGTGTCATCAACGGTGCGTCGAAGTTCTGCCCGAACGCCAAGATCATCCATATCGACATCGACCCGGCTTCCATCTCCAAGACGATCAAGGCAGACGTGCCTATCGTCGGTCCCGTAGAGAGCGTGCTGACCGAAATGGTCGCCATCCTCAAGGAAATCGGCGAGACCCCGAACAAGGAAGCGCTGGCCAGTTGGTGGAAGCAGGTCGATGAATGGCGCGGCGATCGCGGACTGTTCCCTTACGACAAGGGCGACGGTAGCGTGATCAAGCCGCAGACCGTGATCGAAACCCTCTGCGAAGTCACCAAGGGCGATGCCTTCGTGACCTCCGACGTGGGCCAGCACCAGATGTTCGCTGCGCAGTACTACAAGTTCAACAAGCCCAACCGCTGGATCAACTCCGGCGGCCTGGGCACCATGGGCTTCGGTTTCCCGGCGGCCATGGGCATCCAGTTGAGCTTCCCGGATGCCGACGTCGCCTGCGTCACCGGCGAGGGCAGCATCCAGATGAACATCCAGGAACTGTCCACCTGCCTGCAATACGGCTTGCCGGTGAAGATCGTGATCCTGAACAACGGTGTACTGGGTATGGTTCGCCAGTGGCAGGACATGAGCTACGGCAGCCGTCACTCGCATTCCTACATGGAATCGCTGCCTGACTTCGTCAAGCTGGCAGAGGCCTATGGTCACGTCGGCGTACGCATTACCGAGTCGAAAGACTTGAAGACGAAAATGGAGGAAGCGTTCGCCATGAAGGATCGCCTGGTGGTGATCGATATTGCGGTCGACACCAGCGAGCACGTCTACCCGATGCAGATCAAAGACGGCTCCATGCGCGATATGTGGCTGAGCAAGACGGAGCGTACCTAA
- a CDS encoding sulfite oxidase, protein MRFPVWRVGVFLAAAGWPLVWLYQALTNTLGPDPGKVLVDRLGLGTLILLLITLSMTPLQKLTGWAGWMAVRRQLGLWCFTYVVLHLSGYAAFILGFDWSQLGVELSKRPYIIVGVLGFLGLLALAVTSNRYSQRRLGGRWKKLHRLVYLILGLGLLHMLWIVRADLKEWSIYASIGAVLLLLRVPPITRRIPRLLGRKVPSATKA, encoded by the coding sequence ATGCGTTTTCCAGTGTGGCGGGTGGGTGTCTTCCTTGCGGCGGCGGGCTGGCCGTTGGTTTGGCTTTACCAGGCGTTGACGAATACGTTGGGGCCTGACCCGGGCAAAGTACTGGTGGACAGGCTTGGGCTGGGCACGCTGATCCTCTTGTTGATCACCTTGAGCATGACTCCGCTGCAGAAGCTGACCGGCTGGGCGGGGTGGATGGCGGTCAGGCGCCAGTTGGGGTTGTGGTGTTTCACTTATGTCGTGCTGCACTTGAGCGGGTACGCCGCGTTCATCCTGGGCTTCGATTGGTCGCAGTTGGGTGTTGAGCTGAGCAAACGGCCCTACATTATTGTCGGCGTGCTCGGGTTTCTCGGCCTGCTGGCCTTGGCGGTTACCTCCAACCGCTACAGCCAGCGCCGGCTTGGGGGGCGCTGGAAAAAACTGCATCGTCTGGTTTACCTGATCCTCGGGCTTGGACTGCTGCACATGCTATGGATCGTGCGAGCGGACCTGAAGGAGTGGTCGATCTATGCGTCTATAGGCGCTGTACTCTTGTTGCTCAGGGTGCCGCCGATTACGCGCCGGATCCCGCGTTTACTAGGCAGGAAAGTACCTTCTGCAACAAAAGCTTAA
- the ilvH gene encoding acetolactate synthase 3 regulatory subunit (with IlvI catalyzes the formation of 2-acetolactate from pyruvate, the small subunit is required for full activity and valine sensitivity; E.coli produces 3 isoenzymes of acetolactate synthase which differ in specificity to substrates, valine sensitivity and affinity for cofactors; also known as acetolactate synthase 3 small subunit) — MRHIISLLLENEPGALSRVVGLFSQRNYNIESLTVAPTEDPTLSRLTLTTVGHDEIIEQITKNLNKLIEVVKLVDLSESAHIERELMLVKVKATGAQRAEIKRTTDIYRGQIVDVSASVYTVQLTGTSDKLDSFIQSIGTASILETVRSGVTGIARGDKVLSI; from the coding sequence ATGCGACATATTATTTCCCTGCTTCTGGAAAACGAACCGGGTGCGCTGTCTCGTGTTGTGGGCCTGTTCTCACAGCGCAACTACAACATCGAAAGCCTGACCGTGGCGCCAACCGAGGACCCGACCCTGTCGCGTCTGACGCTGACCACTGTCGGGCACGATGAGATCATCGAGCAGATCACCAAGAACCTGAACAAGCTGATCGAGGTGGTCAAGCTGGTGGACCTGTCGGAAAGTGCTCACATCGAGCGCGAACTGATGCTGGTCAAGGTCAAGGCCACCGGCGCCCAGCGCGCCGAGATCAAACGCACTACCGATATTTATCGTGGGCAGATCGTCGATGTCAGCGCCAGCGTCTATACCGTTCAATTGACCGGTACCAGCGACAAGCTCGACAGCTTCATCCAGTCGATCGGCACTGCCTCGATTCTGGAAACCGTACGCAGTGGTGTCACCGGGATTGCCCGTGGCGACAAAGTACTGAGCATCTAA
- a CDS encoding ketol-acid reductoisomerase (catalyzes the formation of (R)-2,3-dihydroxy-3-methylbutanoate from (S)-2-hydroxy-2-methyl-3-oxobutanoate in valine and isoleucine biosynthesis) yields MKVFYDKDCDLSIIQGKKVAIIGYGSQGHAQACNLKDSGVDVTVGLRKGSSTVAKAEAHGLKVADVASAVAAADLVMILTPDEFQGALYRDEIEPNIKKGATLAFSHGFSIHYNQVVPRADLDVIMIAPKAPGHTVRSEFVKGGGIPDLIAIYQDASGNAKNVALSYAAGVGGGRTGIIETTFKDETETDLFGEQAVLCGGTVELVKAGFETLVEAGYAPEMAYFECLHELKLIVDLMYEGGIANMNYSISNNAEYGEYVTGPEVINAESRQAMRNALKRIQDGEYAKMFISEGATGYPSMTAKRRNNAAHGIEIIGEQLRSMMPWISANKIVDKAKN; encoded by the coding sequence ATGAAAGTTTTCTACGATAAAGACTGCGACCTGTCGATCATCCAGGGCAAGAAAGTCGCGATCATCGGCTACGGTTCCCAGGGCCACGCGCAAGCTTGCAACCTGAAAGACTCCGGCGTTGACGTGACCGTCGGCCTGCGTAAAGGCTCGTCCACCGTTGCCAAGGCAGAAGCCCATGGCCTGAAAGTGGCTGACGTGGCTTCCGCCGTTGCCGCTGCCGACCTGGTAATGATCCTGACCCCGGACGAATTCCAGGGCGCGCTGTACCGCGACGAGATCGAGCCGAACATCAAGAAAGGCGCAACCCTGGCCTTCTCCCACGGCTTCTCGATCCACTACAACCAGGTCGTGCCGCGTGCCGACCTCGACGTGATCATGATCGCGCCGAAGGCACCGGGCCACACCGTGCGTTCCGAGTTCGTGAAGGGCGGCGGTATCCCTGACCTGATCGCGATCTACCAGGACGCTTCGGGCAACGCCAAGAATGTCGCTCTGTCCTACGCGGCAGGTGTGGGTGGCGGTCGTACCGGCATCATCGAAACCACCTTCAAGGACGAGACCGAAACCGACCTGTTCGGCGAACAAGCCGTTCTGTGCGGCGGTACCGTCGAACTGGTGAAAGCCGGTTTCGAAACCCTGGTCGAAGCGGGCTACGCGCCAGAAATGGCTTACTTCGAGTGCCTGCACGAACTGAAGCTGATCGTTGACCTCATGTACGAAGGCGGTATCGCCAACATGAACTACTCGATCTCCAACAACGCCGAATACGGCGAGTATGTGACCGGTCCGGAAGTGATCAACGCCGAATCCCGTCAGGCCATGCGCAACGCCCTGAAACGTATTCAGGACGGCGAATACGCCAAGATGTTCATCAGCGAAGGGGCTACCGGCTATCCTTCGATGACCGCCAAGCGTCGTAACAACGCTGCGCACGGTATCGAAATCATCGGTGAGCAACTGCGCTCGATGATGCCGTGGATCAGCGCCAACAAGATCGTCGACAAAGCCAAGAACTAA
- a CDS encoding CDP-diacylglycerol--serine O-phosphatidyltransferase, giving the protein MSERPDEPNQAPDAESLLPIDEHIEEGHDAEGRKVRHRGIYLLPNLFTTANLFAGFYSIINSMSAQAALSAGDSVGASRYFAFAAIAIFVAMVLDGLDGRVARMTNTQSAFGAEYDSLSDMVAFGVAPALLAFGWALGDMGKVGWMVAFIYVAGAALRLARFNTQVGKADKRYFIGLASPAAAGVVAGVVWAFSDYGIQGSKMSFLVALLVAAAGMLMVSNIKYNSFKELDLKGRVPFVAILAVVLVFAVVFSDPPRILLLIFLAYAASGPVQYLLRLRRR; this is encoded by the coding sequence ATGAGCGAACGCCCCGACGAGCCAAACCAGGCTCCTGACGCCGAAAGCCTGCTGCCCATCGATGAGCACATCGAAGAAGGCCATGACGCTGAAGGCCGTAAGGTCCGGCATCGTGGCATCTATCTGTTGCCGAATCTGTTTACCACTGCGAACCTCTTCGCCGGCTTCTATTCCATCATCAACTCCATGAGTGCCCAGGCGGCATTGAGTGCCGGCGACAGCGTGGGGGCGAGCCGCTATTTCGCTTTCGCCGCCATCGCCATCTTTGTCGCCATGGTGCTCGATGGCCTGGACGGGCGCGTGGCCCGCATGACCAACACCCAAAGCGCATTCGGCGCCGAATATGACTCCCTGTCCGACATGGTCGCCTTCGGCGTGGCGCCGGCCTTGCTGGCGTTTGGTTGGGCGTTGGGAGACATGGGCAAGGTCGGCTGGATGGTCGCCTTCATCTATGTGGCGGGGGCGGCGTTGCGCCTGGCGCGTTTCAATACCCAGGTAGGCAAGGCGGACAAGCGCTACTTCATCGGGCTCGCCAGCCCGGCCGCTGCGGGCGTGGTAGCGGGCGTCGTCTGGGCGTTCAGCGATTACGGCATACAGGGTTCGAAGATGTCGTTCCTCGTCGCGCTGCTGGTGGCGGCGGCCGGGATGCTGATGGTCAGCAACATCAAGTACAACAGCTTCAAGGAGCTGGACCTGAAGGGGCGCGTGCCATTCGTTGCGATTTTGGCGGTCGTGCTGGTGTTCGCGGTGGTCTTCAGTGATCCGCCACGCATCCTGCTGCTGATCTTCCTCGCCTACGCGGCCTCCGGTCCGGTTCAGTATTTGTTGCGTCTTCGCCGGCGCTAA
- a CDS encoding sulfoxide reductase catalytic subunit YedY — translation MLIKIPKSSDCRESDVTPESFYLSRRQVLGASMAGLAVSSLPRWASAADAARYAEVEPGKAPSWFTEKLPSIQWGAVTVKNETITPFKDATHYNNFYEFGTDKGDPAANAGSLKTEPWSVLVDGEVGKPGRYALEDFMKPYQLEERIYRLRCVEAWSMVIPWIGFPISALLKQVEPTSKAKYIRFETLQDPKVMPGQRSGFALIDWPYVEGLRLDEAMNPLAILAVGMYGRELPNQNGAPLRLVVPWKYGFKSVKSIVRISLVSEQPKTTWQSIAADEYGFYANVNPTVDHPRWTQAHERRLPSGLFSPNVRDTLMFNGYQDEVASLYAGMDLRKDY, via the coding sequence ATGCTGATCAAGATCCCCAAGTCGTCCGACTGCCGTGAATCGGACGTCACGCCCGAATCCTTCTATCTCTCCCGTCGCCAGGTACTCGGTGCATCCATGGCTGGGCTGGCCGTAAGCAGCCTGCCACGCTGGGCGAGTGCTGCCGACGCCGCACGTTATGCCGAGGTCGAGCCCGGCAAGGCGCCATCGTGGTTTACCGAGAAACTGCCGTCTATCCAATGGGGGGCGGTGACCGTCAAGAACGAAACCATCACCCCGTTCAAGGATGCAACCCACTACAACAACTTCTACGAGTTCGGCACCGACAAGGGTGACCCGGCCGCCAATGCCGGTTCCTTGAAAACCGAACCCTGGAGCGTGCTAGTGGATGGCGAGGTCGGCAAGCCGGGGCGCTATGCGTTGGAAGACTTCATGAAGCCCTATCAACTGGAGGAGCGGATCTATCGATTGCGCTGTGTCGAGGCGTGGTCAATGGTCATCCCGTGGATTGGCTTTCCCATCTCGGCGTTGCTCAAGCAGGTCGAGCCTACTTCCAAGGCTAAATACATCCGTTTCGAAACCTTGCAGGACCCTAAGGTGATGCCGGGACAGCGTTCCGGTTTTGCCCTGATCGACTGGCCTTATGTGGAAGGGCTGCGACTGGACGAGGCGATGAATCCTCTGGCCATCCTGGCAGTCGGGATGTATGGCCGCGAACTGCCCAATCAGAATGGTGCGCCTCTGCGGTTGGTGGTGCCGTGGAAGTACGGCTTCAAGAGTGTCAAGTCGATCGTGCGCATCAGCCTGGTGAGTGAGCAGCCGAAGACCACCTGGCAGAGCATTGCGGCCGATGAGTACGGCTTCTATGCCAACGTCAACCCGACGGTCGACCATCCGCGCTGGACCCAGGCCCATGAGCGTCGGTTGCCGAGCGGGCTGTTCAGTCCCAATGTTCGCGATACCTTGATGTTCAATGGTTACCAGGACGAGGTGGCCTCCCTGTATGCAGGGATGGACTTGAGGAAGGACTACTGA
- a CDS encoding glycosyltransferase: MRMFFLTASLLVGLSPICVAGQVYKWVDAQGVTHFSAQPPEGEQAATMIKSTPPAPAKAASPPSGGVVGDQKAIDQQVKKQVAEQEAQLKAFCEQARTNLAQLQNNPRVREDVEGEMRRLSDEQRRQRIDETRKQIEENCQ, encoded by the coding sequence ATGCGAATGTTCTTCTTGACGGCCAGCCTGCTGGTTGGCCTGAGCCCAATCTGTGTGGCCGGCCAGGTCTATAAATGGGTGGACGCCCAGGGCGTTACCCATTTCAGTGCCCAGCCGCCCGAAGGCGAGCAAGCCGCAACCATGATCAAATCCACCCCGCCCGCGCCCGCCAAGGCTGCGTCGCCGCCGTCCGGTGGGGTCGTTGGCGACCAGAAGGCCATCGATCAGCAGGTCAAGAAACAGGTCGCCGAGCAGGAAGCCCAGCTCAAGGCGTTCTGCGAGCAGGCCCGGACCAACCTGGCGCAACTGCAGAACAACCCGAGGGTACGGGAGGACGTGGAAGGTGAAATGCGCCGCCTCAGCGACGAGCAGCGGCGCCAGCGGATCGATGAGACCCGCAAGCAGATAG